The Gloeomargarita sp. SKYB120 genome contains a region encoding:
- a CDS encoding isoprenyl transferase: protein MMLIQAFPSLPVTSMMTNHQGNSSLLTLPADLDPQRLPQHVAVIMDGNGRWAQKRHLPRFVGHQQGVAALKELVRCCRDWGIPHLTCYAFSTENWGRPSLEVEFLLTLFEQVLRQELQELVREQVRLEFVGHLAALPPGLQAQIAEAVELTRHHDRVWLTVATNYGGRQEIVQACQTLARQVQRGELAPEDIDETRFAQHLYTATSRDPDLLIRTSGEMRLSNFLLWQVAYAELYVTDTLWPDFDRACFHQALRAYQQRQRRFGRL from the coding sequence ATGATGCTCATACAGGCGTTTCCATCTCTGCCGGTGACCAGCATGATGACCAACCACCAGGGGAATTCGTCCCTGTTGACGTTGCCTGCTGATTTAGACCCCCAACGGCTCCCCCAGCATGTGGCGGTGATCATGGACGGTAATGGTCGTTGGGCCCAAAAGCGCCACTTACCGCGGTTTGTGGGGCATCAGCAGGGGGTGGCCGCCCTCAAGGAACTGGTGCGCTGTTGCCGGGACTGGGGGATTCCCCACCTGACTTGCTACGCCTTTTCCACGGAAAACTGGGGCCGCCCCAGCCTGGAGGTGGAATTTCTCCTGACCCTGTTTGAGCAGGTGTTGCGCCAGGAACTCCAGGAACTGGTCCGCGAGCAGGTGCGCTTGGAATTCGTCGGCCATCTGGCGGCCCTTCCGCCAGGGTTGCAAGCCCAAATCGCCGAAGCGGTGGAACTCACCCGCCATCACGACCGGGTCTGGCTGACGGTTGCCACCAACTACGGGGGACGGCAGGAAATTGTGCAGGCCTGTCAAACCCTAGCGCGTCAGGTGCAGCGGGGGGAACTGGCGCCTGAGGACATTGACGAAACCCGCTTTGCCCAGCATCTCTACACCGCCACTAGCCGCGACCCCGATTTACTGATCCGCACCAGCGGAGAGATGCGGCTGAGCAACTTTCTCCTGTGGCAGGTTGCCTACGCCGAACTCTACGTCACCGACACCCTCTGGCCTGACTTTGACCGGGCCTGTTTCCACCAGGCGCTGCGGGCCTATCAACAACGCCAACGCCGGTTTGGCCGCCTGTGA
- a CDS encoding DNA integrity scanning protein DisA nucleotide-binding domain protein, translating into MERWDGLLVAGILALLPVVLPRQGLWVAVLAALAILAQAQRLPWTAQGLGLMAVLVGVLPTWQWRRTDWHPPATDIDILVQTVAECTQRRWGALLVLSNPQATIPSTLPGVSIQARLSVELLLSLLSPLSPLHDGAVVLGNGLVVAAGVIVPISTEPLASGLGTRHRAALGVTEQQPNCWAVVVSEETGQVALAWRGQLWADLTPAQLRAHLEQKKNRL; encoded by the coding sequence ATGGAACGCTGGGATGGGTTACTGGTGGCGGGTATCTTGGCGCTGTTGCCCGTGGTGTTGCCAAGGCAAGGGCTGTGGGTGGCGGTACTTGCCGCTCTTGCCATCCTAGCCCAGGCGCAGCGCTTGCCCTGGACGGCCCAGGGATTGGGACTCATGGCGGTGCTGGTGGGAGTGTTGCCGACCTGGCAGTGGCGGCGCACCGATTGGCATCCCCCAGCCACCGATATTGACATCCTGGTGCAGACAGTCGCCGAGTGTACCCAACGCCGCTGGGGTGCCCTACTGGTGCTATCGAATCCCCAAGCGACCATCCCTAGCACCTTACCGGGCGTGTCGATCCAGGCCCGTCTATCTGTGGAGTTGCTCCTGAGTCTGCTGTCCCCCCTGAGTCCTCTACACGACGGCGCCGTGGTGCTGGGCAATGGCCTGGTGGTGGCCGCCGGCGTGATTGTGCCCATCTCCACTGAACCCCTGGCGTCTGGGCTGGGCACGCGGCATCGGGCGGCGCTGGGAGTCACGGAACAACAACCCAACTGCTGGGCGGTTGTGGTGTCGGAGGAAACGGGGCAAGTCGCTTTGGCCTGGCGGGGACAACTGTGGGCCGATTTGACGCCGGCGCAACTGCGTGCCCATCTGGAACAGAAAAAAAATCGCCTATGA
- a CDS encoding alpha/beta hydrolase, protein MDRVSGSKVMVGVILRRTVAGMGLVWGLWAAPAWAAERILIRFGPLTTPVEVKELQALAATGQASERLATLLGLMGLKASDAQRFLSQAVPITRANLDRMLNSFVGNVILSQMATFVQPANGGDGVAALKTGLTQAVQNNSLTLLNLIQSYPGDITLDAQRGMTIYRQIQADAQNLPQVLAALDEVLPLFVPGFRFSAGCPPR, encoded by the coding sequence ATGGACAGGGTTTCAGGGAGCAAAGTAATGGTGGGCGTCATCCTGCGGCGGACAGTGGCTGGCATGGGATTGGTTTGGGGATTGTGGGCCGCGCCGGCGTGGGCGGCTGAAAGAATCCTGATTCGATTCGGGCCGCTGACGACCCCTGTGGAGGTCAAAGAACTCCAGGCGCTGGCTGCCACTGGGCAAGCGTCAGAGCGACTGGCCACACTGCTGGGGCTAATGGGGTTAAAGGCGTCCGACGCCCAGCGGTTTCTCTCCCAGGCCGTGCCGATTACGCGGGCCAACCTAGACCGGATGCTCAACAGCTTTGTGGGTAACGTGATCCTCAGCCAGATGGCCACCTTCGTGCAACCCGCCAACGGGGGGGATGGGGTCGCCGCCCTCAAAACCGGCCTGACCCAGGCGGTGCAGAACAACTCTTTGACCCTGCTTAACCTCATCCAGAGTTACCCTGGCGACATCACCCTGGATGCCCAGCGCGGCATGACCATCTACCGGCAAATCCAGGCGGACGCCCAAAACCTACCCCAGGTGCTAGCGGCGCTGGACGAGGTGCTGCCATTGTTCGTGCCAGGGTTTAGGTTCAGCGCTGGTTGCCCACCTCGCTAG
- a CDS encoding LysR family transcriptional regulator, with amino-acid sequence MNELPFTLDQLRILKAIAVEGSFKRAADSLYVSQPAVSLQVQNLERQLNVPLFDRGGRRAQLTEAGHLLLHYGDKILALCEETCRALDDLQNLQGGTLTVGASQTTGTYLMPRLIGLFRQRYPQVSVKLQVHSTRRTCWSVANGQLDLAIIGGEVPPELQDSLDVRAFAEDELVLISPPKHLGGRGDVITRDELYQLRFIALEAQSTIRKVIDKILSQYDIDTSRFRIEMELNSIEAIKNAVQSGLGSAFVSSSAITKELELGVLQRVRIENITLRRILWLVSNPNRYQSRAAETFVREILPLFPNLLPDALKTPVGVQP; translated from the coding sequence ATGAACGAACTACCCTTTACCCTAGATCAGTTGCGCATCTTGAAGGCGATTGCCGTCGAGGGAAGTTTCAAGCGGGCTGCCGACAGCCTTTATGTCTCGCAACCGGCGGTGAGCTTGCAGGTGCAGAACCTGGAGCGCCAGTTGAACGTGCCCCTATTTGACCGGGGGGGACGGCGGGCGCAACTGACGGAGGCGGGACATCTACTCCTGCACTACGGCGACAAAATCCTGGCCCTGTGCGAAGAGACCTGCCGAGCGCTCGATGACTTGCAGAACCTGCAGGGGGGTACCTTGACTGTTGGGGCATCCCAAACCACCGGCACCTACCTGATGCCGCGTTTGATTGGCCTGTTTCGCCAGCGCTATCCCCAGGTGTCGGTGAAGTTGCAGGTGCATTCCACGCGGCGAACCTGCTGGAGTGTCGCCAATGGCCAATTGGATCTGGCCATTATCGGGGGAGAAGTGCCGCCGGAGTTGCAGGATTCGCTGGACGTGCGGGCCTTTGCCGAGGACGAACTGGTCCTCATCTCGCCCCCCAAACACCTAGGCGGGCGGGGCGACGTCATCACCCGCGACGAACTCTACCAACTGCGCTTTATCGCCCTGGAGGCCCAATCCACCATCCGCAAAGTCATTGACAAAATTCTTAGCCAGTACGACATTGACACCAGCCGCTTCCGCATCGAGATGGAACTCAACTCCATCGAAGCCATCAAAAATGCTGTGCAGTCGGGCCTGGGGTCAGCCTTCGTCTCTAGCTCGGCCATTACCAAGGAACTGGAATTGGGTGTCCTGCAGCGAGTGCGGATTGAAAACATCACCCTGCGGCGGATCCTTTGGCTGGTCTCCAACCCCAATCGCTACCAGTCCCGCGCCGCTGAAACCTTTGTGCGGGAAATTCTCCCCCTATTTCCCAACCTGCTTCCCGATGCCCTGAAAACACCGGTGGGGGTGCAACCCTGA